A genomic stretch from Kribbella jejuensis includes:
- a CDS encoding antibiotic biosynthesis monooxygenase family protein, whose amino-acid sequence MFVVIRFRVGESEQAGFGERLQAAVDVLAQQKGFVAARTGRNVDDPELLALTLEFENIGSYRRALSPYEVKLTAVPLLSEAIDEPTAYEDLLNQHGFDSGARDR is encoded by the coding sequence GTGTTCGTGGTGATCAGGTTCCGGGTGGGGGAGTCCGAGCAGGCCGGGTTCGGAGAGCGGTTGCAGGCCGCTGTCGACGTGCTCGCGCAGCAGAAGGGGTTCGTCGCGGCCCGGACCGGGCGCAACGTTGACGACCCGGAACTGCTCGCGCTGACGCTCGAGTTCGAGAACATCGGCAGCTATCGACGAGCGCTGTCGCCGTACGAGGTGAAGCTGACCGCGGTACCGCTGCTGTCGGAGGCGATCGACGAGCCGACGGCGTACGAAGATTTGCTGAATCAGCACGGATTCGATAGCGGCGCTCGGGACCGATAG
- a CDS encoding glycine--tRNA ligase — protein MPVETVDAVVSLSKRRGFVYPCGEIYGGTKSAWDYGPLGVELKNNVRTQWWRTMVTGRDDIVGLDSSVILPTQVWEASGHLAEFVDPLTECQSCHKRFRDDHLREDFARRKNKDPETVQLAEIACPNCGNKGTFTEPRMFNGLLKTYLGPVESEEGLHYLRPETAQGIFINFANVMGTARKKPPFGIAQVGKSFRNEITPGNFIFRTREFEQMEMEFFVEPGTDEDWHEYWLKARWDWYTGLGLNPDNMRFYEHPKEKLSHYSKRTVDIEYRFNFGGKEFDELEGIANRTDFDLTTHSKHSGADLSYFDQEKGERWTPYVIEPAAGLTRNVLAFLLDAYTEDEAPNAKGGVDKRTVLRFDPRLAPVKAAVLPLSRNADLSPKARDLAGELRKNWNVDFDDAGAIGRRYRRQDEIGTPYCITVDFDTLEDHAVTIRERDSMKQERVALTEVTGYLAQHLVGC, from the coding sequence GTGCCCGTGGAAACCGTCGATGCCGTCGTCAGCCTCAGCAAGCGGAGAGGCTTCGTGTACCCGTGCGGCGAGATCTACGGCGGTACCAAGTCGGCCTGGGACTACGGTCCGCTCGGCGTCGAGCTGAAGAACAACGTCCGCACCCAGTGGTGGCGGACGATGGTGACCGGCCGCGACGACATCGTCGGCCTGGACTCCTCGGTGATCCTGCCGACCCAGGTCTGGGAGGCCTCCGGCCACCTGGCCGAGTTCGTCGACCCGCTGACCGAGTGCCAGTCCTGCCACAAGCGGTTCCGCGACGACCACCTCCGGGAGGACTTCGCGCGCCGGAAGAACAAGGACCCCGAGACCGTCCAGCTGGCCGAGATCGCCTGCCCGAACTGCGGCAACAAGGGCACGTTCACCGAGCCGCGGATGTTCAACGGGCTGCTGAAGACCTACCTCGGCCCGGTCGAGTCCGAGGAGGGCCTGCACTACCTCCGCCCGGAGACCGCGCAGGGCATCTTCATCAACTTCGCGAACGTGATGGGCACCGCGCGGAAGAAGCCGCCGTTCGGGATCGCCCAGGTCGGCAAGAGCTTCCGCAACGAGATCACCCCCGGCAACTTCATCTTCCGGACCCGCGAGTTCGAGCAGATGGAGATGGAGTTCTTCGTCGAGCCCGGCACCGACGAGGACTGGCACGAGTACTGGCTGAAGGCGCGCTGGGACTGGTACACCGGCCTCGGGCTGAACCCGGACAACATGCGGTTCTACGAGCACCCGAAGGAGAAGCTTTCGCACTACTCGAAGCGGACCGTGGACATCGAGTACCGGTTCAACTTCGGTGGTAAGGAGTTCGACGAGCTCGAGGGGATCGCGAACCGGACCGACTTCGACCTGACCACGCACTCCAAGCACTCCGGCGCCGACCTGTCGTACTTCGACCAGGAGAAGGGCGAGCGCTGGACGCCGTACGTGATCGAGCCGGCGGCCGGCCTGACCCGCAATGTGCTCGCGTTCCTGCTCGACGCGTACACCGAGGACGAAGCGCCGAACGCGAAGGGCGGCGTCGACAAGCGCACGGTCCTGCGCTTCGACCCGCGGCTCGCGCCGGTCAAGGCCGCCGTGCTCCCGCTGTCGCGCAACGCCGACCTCTCGCCGAAGGCGCGCGACCTGGCCGGCGAGCTGCGGAAGAACTGGAACGTCGACTTCGACGACGCCGGTGCGATCGGCCGCCGGTACCGCCGCCAGGACGAGATCGGTACGCCGTACTGCATCACCGTCGACTTCGACACGCTCGAGGACCACGCGGTCACGATCCGCGAGCGGGACTCGATGAAGCAGGAGCGGGTCGCGCTCACCGAGGTCACCGGATACCTGGCCCAGCACCTGGTGGGCTGCTGA
- the dusB gene encoding tRNA dihydrouridine synthase DusB produces the protein MLKLGNLTIETPVVLAPMAGITNAAYRRLCAEQGAGLYVCEMITSRGIVEGDQKSLDMLTFDPRETVRSVQLYGVDPTYIGRAVQILCDSYGVAHVDLNFGCPVPKVTRKGGGAALPWKRNLLGAILQSAVRAATPYGVPVTMKTRIGIDASHQTYLDAGRIAEESGAAAIGLHGRTAAQAYSGQADWSTIAELVSHVSIPVLGNGDIWEAGDALRMVAETGCAGVIVGRGCLGRPWLFRDLAAAFAGEEVLELPTLGEVAAVMRRHGELLAELMGEQRGLRDFRKHVSWYLKGFPAGGELRAALGMVDTLAHLDELLSQLDPTVPFPVAELGAPRGRQGSPRDHIILPQGWLDDTDGLTANLAEAELGVSGG, from the coding sequence GTGCTGAAACTGGGCAATCTGACCATCGAGACGCCGGTGGTGCTGGCGCCGATGGCCGGCATCACGAACGCGGCGTACCGCCGGCTGTGCGCGGAGCAGGGCGCCGGGCTGTACGTGTGCGAGATGATCACCTCGCGCGGCATCGTCGAGGGTGACCAGAAGTCGCTCGACATGCTGACGTTCGACCCGCGCGAGACCGTGCGGTCGGTGCAGCTGTACGGCGTCGACCCGACGTACATCGGGCGTGCTGTTCAGATCCTCTGTGATTCGTACGGGGTTGCGCACGTCGACCTCAACTTCGGGTGCCCGGTGCCGAAGGTGACCCGCAAGGGCGGTGGCGCCGCACTGCCATGGAAGCGCAACCTGCTCGGCGCGATCCTGCAGTCCGCGGTGCGGGCCGCGACACCGTACGGCGTACCGGTGACGATGAAGACGCGGATCGGGATCGACGCGTCGCACCAGACGTACCTGGACGCGGGCCGGATCGCGGAGGAGTCGGGTGCGGCGGCGATCGGGCTGCACGGGCGTACGGCCGCGCAGGCGTACTCTGGTCAGGCGGACTGGTCGACCATCGCCGAGTTGGTCTCGCACGTCTCTATCCCCGTGCTCGGGAACGGCGACATCTGGGAGGCGGGCGACGCTCTGCGGATGGTCGCGGAGACTGGATGCGCCGGGGTGATCGTCGGGCGCGGGTGCCTCGGGCGGCCGTGGTTGTTCCGCGATCTCGCTGCCGCCTTCGCCGGCGAGGAGGTCCTGGAGCTGCCGACCCTCGGCGAAGTCGCTGCGGTGATGCGCCGGCACGGCGAGCTGCTGGCCGAACTGATGGGCGAACAGCGCGGGCTGCGCGACTTCCGCAAGCACGTCTCGTGGTACCTGAAGGGCTTCCCGGCCGGCGGCGAACTCCGCGCCGCCCTGGGCATGGTCGACACCCTCGCCCACCTCGACGAACTGCTGTCCCAACTGGACCCCACAGTCCCGTTCCCGGTAGCCGAACTGGGCGCCCCCCGCGGCCGCCAAGGCAGCCCCCGCGACCACATCATCCTCCCCCAAGGCTGGCTCGACGACACGGACGGCCTAACCGCCAACCTCGCCGAAGCCGAACTAGGCGTCTCCGGCGGCTGA
- a CDS encoding 1-aminocyclopropane-1-carboxylate deaminase/D-cysteine desulfhydrase, with product MEDGLIAELRLPSPVVEIEDDRLAAAGVRVVLKRDDLIHPEVPGNKWRKLKYNIATARELGFETLLTFGGAYSNHIRATAAVGAYCGFTTIGVIRGEEHLPLNPSLRYAVSRGMRLTYLDRTMYRAKTSNAAIDALHEEFGEFYLIPEGGSNADAVRGCAELPAELDASVDVVFCAVGTGGTLAGVAAGLRPDQSAVGVPVLKGGAFLEGEIVQLQEQVYGARAGSWRLECDYHFGGYAKRTSELDEFIEGFEMRHGVRLDRVYEAKMMYALFDQVARGAFPRGARIVAVISGSGEVPDVA from the coding sequence GTGGAGGATGGACTGATCGCGGAGCTTCGATTGCCGTCGCCGGTTGTCGAGATTGAGGACGACCGGTTGGCGGCGGCGGGAGTGCGGGTTGTGCTGAAGCGGGACGACCTGATTCATCCGGAAGTGCCTGGGAACAAGTGGCGGAAGTTGAAGTACAACATCGCGACTGCTCGGGAGCTCGGGTTCGAGACTTTACTGACCTTCGGCGGCGCGTACTCGAACCACATCAGGGCCACAGCCGCGGTAGGGGCGTACTGCGGTTTCACGACGATCGGGGTGATCCGCGGTGAGGAACACCTGCCGTTGAATCCGTCGCTTCGGTACGCCGTGTCGCGTGGCATGCGGCTGACATATCTGGATCGCACGATGTACCGAGCGAAGACGTCGAATGCTGCGATCGATGCGCTGCATGAGGAGTTCGGCGAGTTCTACCTGATTCCGGAGGGCGGCAGTAACGCCGATGCGGTCCGGGGATGTGCGGAGTTGCCGGCGGAGTTGGATGCGTCCGTCGATGTCGTGTTCTGCGCGGTCGGGACCGGAGGAACGCTCGCTGGTGTAGCCGCTGGTCTGCGGCCGGATCAGTCGGCGGTGGGGGTGCCGGTACTGAAGGGTGGCGCGTTCCTGGAAGGCGAGATCGTTCAGCTGCAGGAGCAGGTGTACGGCGCGCGTGCAGGGTCGTGGCGACTGGAGTGCGATTACCACTTCGGGGGTTACGCGAAGCGGACGTCTGAGCTCGATGAGTTCATCGAGGGCTTCGAGATGCGGCACGGTGTGCGGTTGGACCGGGTGTACGAGGCGAAGATGATGTACGCGCTGTTCGACCAGGTCGCGCGTGGCGCATTCCCGCGTGGTGCGAGGATCGTGGCGGTGATCAGCGGGTCCGGCGAGGTGCCGGACGTCGCCTAG
- a CDS encoding ATP-binding protein, which translates to MAARLIVLCGTSFSGKSTVARELARRLPAQVVSMDEINDRRGLWGGAGIPLEEWSRTFQQAQTEALELLSSGTPVIVDDTSSPRFLRDAWRELAAGVGAEFILVYVETDETTVRARRDQNRITHSRRDVTDTVLNHHLSTFEPPAADEGALSVEQIRAIGR; encoded by the coding sequence GTGGCGGCCAGACTGATCGTGTTGTGCGGAACGTCGTTCTCCGGGAAGAGCACGGTTGCCCGGGAGTTGGCCCGCCGATTGCCGGCGCAAGTCGTCAGCATGGACGAAATCAACGACCGCCGCGGCCTGTGGGGCGGAGCCGGCATCCCGCTGGAAGAATGGAGCCGGACGTTTCAGCAGGCGCAGACCGAGGCCCTCGAGCTGCTTTCGTCCGGCACGCCGGTGATCGTGGACGACACAAGCTCCCCACGATTCCTCCGCGACGCCTGGCGTGAGCTGGCAGCCGGGGTCGGGGCTGAATTCATCCTGGTGTACGTCGAGACGGACGAGACAACAGTCCGCGCCCGCCGAGACCAGAACCGAATCACTCACTCACGCCGCGACGTAACCGACACCGTCCTGAACCACCACCTCTCCACCTTCGAACCCCCTGCGGCGGATGAAGGGGCCCTGTCTGTTGAACAGATACGAGCTATCGGGCGGTAG
- a CDS encoding PPOX class F420-dependent oxidoreductase: MLEPAVREALDAASFGHLATIGPDGAPHSAPVYVAARGEQVVFFTGPQTRKGRNIRRDPRVALSIVPAAKWFEPIVIRGQVVDQIEGDAAWEIIDTIAAKYTDQPYPHDDPRTVYVIDPTVQRVGMS, translated from the coding sequence ATGCTGGAACCCGCCGTACGCGAAGCCCTCGATGCCGCGTCCTTCGGTCATCTCGCCACCATCGGCCCGGACGGCGCTCCGCACAGCGCTCCCGTCTACGTTGCGGCCCGCGGCGAACAGGTCGTCTTCTTCACCGGCCCGCAGACCCGCAAGGGCCGCAACATCCGACGCGATCCACGCGTCGCGCTCTCGATCGTCCCAGCCGCCAAGTGGTTCGAGCCGATCGTGATCCGCGGCCAGGTCGTCGATCAGATCGAAGGCGACGCCGCCTGGGAGATCATCGACACCATCGCCGCCAAGTACACCGACCAGCCGTACCCCCACGACGACCCGCGCACCGTCTACGTCATCGACCCCACCGTCCAGAGGGTCGGCATGAGCTGA
- a CDS encoding NAD-dependent epimerase/dehydratase family protein: protein MIVVTGGLGMIGAHTARALVDLGQEVVVTAYRRTDVPSFLAGRVAVETLDVTDREEFFALGKRYPVSDIVHLAGTIPGEDPVSFFRTDLTGLLNALDAARTWGVRRFAVASSIGNYIGQPETPWHEGLPLPAVDLPHLIIAFKKAVEPITTHSLQGTGTEPVLLRIGSTWGPLMDPESAFSPMPPYVSAVLRGETPGPLNADDGGDCCYAPDAGRAIALLTTASSLPHTIYNVSSGQPVTHRAFAEAVRAARPDAALAVVPGGQQNPHLDISRLTADTGFTPAFDITRAVADYITWRTTNPR, encoded by the coding sequence ATGATCGTCGTCACCGGCGGTCTCGGCATGATCGGCGCCCATACCGCACGTGCCCTGGTGGATCTCGGCCAGGAGGTCGTCGTCACGGCGTACCGGCGTACCGACGTACCGTCGTTCCTCGCGGGCCGCGTGGCCGTGGAGACTCTGGACGTCACCGATCGCGAGGAATTCTTTGCCTTGGGCAAGCGGTACCCGGTGAGCGACATCGTGCACCTGGCCGGCACCATCCCCGGCGAGGATCCGGTCTCGTTCTTCCGGACCGACCTGACCGGCCTGCTGAACGCGCTGGACGCGGCCCGGACCTGGGGCGTACGGCGTTTCGCTGTCGCCAGCAGCATCGGCAACTACATCGGTCAGCCGGAAACTCCTTGGCACGAAGGCCTTCCGCTCCCAGCCGTGGACCTGCCGCACCTGATCATCGCGTTCAAGAAAGCCGTCGAGCCGATCACCACCCACAGCCTGCAGGGCACAGGTACCGAGCCCGTGCTGCTCCGGATCGGGAGTACGTGGGGACCGCTGATGGATCCGGAGTCCGCGTTCAGCCCGATGCCGCCGTACGTGAGCGCGGTCCTGCGTGGCGAAACTCCCGGTCCGCTGAACGCCGACGACGGCGGCGACTGCTGCTATGCCCCGGACGCCGGGCGTGCGATCGCGTTGCTGACAACGGCTTCGTCACTGCCGCACACCATTTACAACGTGTCCAGCGGACAGCCCGTGACCCACCGTGCGTTCGCCGAGGCGGTTCGGGCTGCGCGTCCCGACGCTGCGCTGGCCGTCGTACCGGGTGGTCAGCAGAATCCGCACTTGGACATCAGCCGTCTGACGGCCGACACCGGGTTCACTCCTGCCTTCGACATCACCAGAGCCGTCGCCGACTACATCACCTGGCGTACCACCAATCCCCGCTGA
- a CDS encoding FAD-binding protein, protein MIPRSMHLPQQVRRPRTVAEVVAAVRNARRSNARLVPRGGGHCFADRVSTADVILELKALDAITVASNGVVELGAGVVLGTLYPALEAAGRAIPAGCGPTVGIAGLTLGGGIGLLGRMYGLTCDRLLGAQVVLADGTVVDCDDSHEPDLFWALRGAGGGQFGIVTALRFETVPAPELTRVTASWAVDDAEQLVAAWQAWSPETPDELTINLTITAVNPPGRPQASLGGGGPQSPASPRPLQAVVVGASLLGERATRGLVRELAELAGDDIPFEVRGGMRLPELKQSFNGPADDARIRSEFFDRSLSDPVLAELLQRLKGRASGRLSFTAMGGAYNRVSSDATAFAHRGVRFLLEHAGTPDWVDASWAVAHRDGSGRVYPNFPDPALADGPSAYHGVNLSRLRAVKQAYDPDRFFDFPQAL, encoded by the coding sequence ATGATTCCGCGTTCGATGCACCTCCCGCAGCAGGTCCGGCGACCTCGGACGGTCGCGGAGGTTGTCGCAGCTGTCAGGAATGCCCGCCGTTCGAACGCCCGTCTGGTACCGCGCGGGGGCGGACATTGCTTTGCCGATCGCGTGTCGACCGCAGACGTCATCCTCGAACTGAAGGCCCTCGACGCGATCACGGTCGCCTCGAACGGCGTTGTAGAGCTCGGCGCCGGCGTCGTTCTCGGCACGCTGTACCCGGCGCTCGAGGCGGCCGGGCGCGCGATCCCGGCCGGTTGCGGTCCCACAGTGGGGATCGCCGGCCTGACCCTGGGCGGTGGAATCGGCCTCCTCGGCCGGATGTACGGCCTCACGTGCGATCGTCTGCTGGGGGCGCAGGTCGTTCTCGCGGACGGAACCGTGGTCGACTGCGACGACTCGCACGAGCCGGACCTGTTCTGGGCTCTCCGCGGCGCCGGCGGCGGTCAGTTCGGCATCGTCACCGCTCTCCGCTTCGAGACTGTGCCGGCTCCCGAGCTGACCCGCGTCACAGCCAGCTGGGCGGTCGACGACGCCGAGCAACTGGTCGCCGCCTGGCAAGCCTGGTCCCCCGAAACCCCGGACGAACTGACCATCAACCTCACCATCACCGCCGTCAATCCACCCGGCCGCCCGCAAGCGTCGCTTGGCGGCGGTGGGCCGCAGTCGCCCGCTTCCCCCCGACCGCTCCAGGCGGTTGTCGTGGGTGCTTCTCTCCTCGGAGAACGTGCGACTCGCGGGCTGGTGCGGGAACTGGCTGAGCTGGCCGGCGACGACATCCCGTTCGAGGTGCGTGGCGGGATGCGGCTCCCGGAGCTCAAGCAGAGCTTCAACGGTCCGGCCGATGATGCCCGAATCCGATCGGAGTTCTTCGACCGCTCGCTGTCGGACCCCGTGCTGGCCGAGTTGCTCCAGCGGTTGAAAGGGCGGGCGTCGGGGCGGTTGTCGTTCACTGCGATGGGTGGGGCGTACAACCGGGTCTCCTCCGACGCGACGGCGTTCGCGCATCGCGGCGTACGGTTTCTGCTCGAACATGCCGGTACGCCGGACTGGGTCGACGCCTCGTGGGCCGTCGCACACCGGGACGGCTCCGGGCGGGTCTACCCGAACTTCCCGGATCCAGCGCTGGCCGACGGGCCTTCGGCTTACCACGGTGTGAATCTCTCCCGGTTGCGCGCGGTGAAACAGGCCTACGACCCGGATCGCTTCTTCGACTTCCCGCAAGCACTCTGA
- a CDS encoding helix-turn-helix domain-containing protein, which translates to MATPESYLERLPVPGLRGVVRTVWIQRIGGTDHVHRHLPSGGVEIHFPIGGRPRLLGPLTRPAHEVIPAGTTLVGVRFRPGTAPPLPAALDELVDQHLGLTDLWGHTADRLVDGLARATSPERALLYLQAQLLNEFRRSERSDPLVRAAVRALMPWRPVSIDSLAATLALSSSQLRRRCLHAVGTTPKVLQRTLRFQGFLALAQAGATPSGRRGVDGTAGLAIDAGYADQAHLSRECLRLTGLTPTQLLGENLDRCGCDHDHSGSYVPFLAGMHDSFKNPVVARS; encoded by the coding sequence GTGGCCACGCCCGAGTCGTACCTCGAACGCCTGCCCGTTCCGGGGCTGCGCGGCGTCGTACGGACGGTGTGGATCCAGCGGATCGGCGGGACCGATCACGTCCATCGGCATCTGCCCAGCGGCGGCGTCGAGATCCACTTCCCGATCGGCGGACGGCCGCGGCTGCTCGGCCCGTTGACCAGGCCGGCGCACGAGGTCATCCCGGCCGGGACGACGCTGGTCGGCGTACGTTTCCGTCCGGGCACCGCGCCGCCGCTGCCGGCTGCGCTGGACGAGTTGGTGGATCAGCATCTGGGGCTGACGGACCTGTGGGGACACACCGCGGACCGTCTCGTCGACGGACTCGCGCGGGCGACGTCGCCGGAGCGGGCGTTGCTCTACCTCCAGGCTCAACTACTGAACGAGTTCCGCCGATCGGAGCGGTCGGACCCGCTGGTACGGGCGGCCGTGCGAGCCCTGATGCCTTGGCGGCCGGTGTCGATCGACTCGCTCGCCGCGACGCTGGCGCTGTCGTCGAGCCAGCTGCGGCGCCGCTGCCTGCACGCGGTAGGGACCACGCCCAAGGTGCTGCAGCGGACCCTGCGCTTCCAGGGCTTTCTCGCTTTGGCGCAGGCCGGTGCGACACCGTCCGGACGGCGCGGGGTGGACGGTACCGCAGGGCTGGCGATCGATGCCGGGTACGCCGATCAGGCGCACCTCAGCCGGGAGTGCCTGCGACTGACCGGGCTGACGCCTACCCAGTTGCTCGGCGAGAACCTCGACCGGTGCGGCTGCGACCACGACCACTCCGGGTCGTACGTGCCGTTCCTGGCCGGGATGCACGATTCGTTCAAGAACCCGGTGGTGGCTCGCTCCTAG
- the ligD gene encoding non-homologous end-joining DNA ligase, producing MASKPDETRDGVDLTNLDQPLFDGAEATKRDLVDYLDAVHGRILPELRERPLSVVRIRPGQPKFMQKNVPKYTPEWVKTVQVWAEASKREVSYALCDDRRTLLWFANQRAVEYHPTLMRAGRWDRVTHLVLDLDPPEGETFAMAVQAVLLVRQALTDSGLAGAVKTSGAKGVHVIVPIADTVTIEDAAAATRAIAARAEKLDPSVATTAYIKEDRHGKVFVDSTRSGGATVVAAYSPRVRPGTTVSFPVSWDDLESVSPRDFTVRTAPGLLGDRDPWADALPAPQQIPEDVLEEGRAIPVARVAAMHEGKRRKRAREAQAETDAAPQDKPAT from the coding sequence ATGGCGAGCAAGCCGGATGAGACGCGCGACGGGGTTGATCTGACCAATCTGGATCAGCCGTTGTTCGACGGGGCGGAGGCGACCAAGCGGGACCTGGTCGACTATCTGGATGCGGTGCACGGACGGATCCTGCCTGAGTTGCGGGAGCGGCCGTTGTCGGTGGTGCGGATTCGGCCGGGGCAGCCGAAGTTCATGCAGAAGAACGTTCCGAAGTACACGCCTGAATGGGTGAAGACCGTGCAGGTGTGGGCGGAGGCGTCCAAGCGCGAGGTGTCGTACGCCTTGTGCGACGACCGGCGGACGTTGCTGTGGTTCGCGAATCAGCGCGCGGTCGAGTACCACCCGACGCTGATGCGCGCCGGCCGGTGGGATCGCGTGACGCATCTGGTGCTCGATCTCGACCCGCCCGAGGGCGAGACCTTCGCGATGGCCGTGCAGGCGGTGTTGCTGGTACGGCAGGCGTTGACCGACTCCGGGTTGGCCGGCGCGGTGAAGACCAGTGGTGCGAAGGGTGTGCACGTCATCGTTCCGATTGCCGACACGGTGACGATCGAGGACGCGGCGGCGGCGACGCGGGCGATCGCGGCGCGGGCGGAGAAGCTGGATCCGTCGGTCGCGACGACGGCGTACATCAAGGAGGATCGGCACGGGAAGGTGTTCGTCGACTCGACACGGTCGGGTGGGGCGACGGTGGTAGCGGCGTACAGCCCGCGCGTCCGGCCCGGTACGACGGTGTCGTTCCCGGTGAGCTGGGACGACTTGGAGAGCGTGTCGCCGCGGGACTTCACCGTACGTACGGCGCCTGGTCTGCTCGGCGACCGCGATCCATGGGCCGACGCGCTGCCGGCGCCGCAGCAGATCCCCGAGGACGTACTGGAGGAAGGTCGCGCGATCCCGGTGGCCCGAGTCGCCGCCATGCACGAAGGCAAACGCCGCAAACGCGCCCGCGAGGCGCAAGCCGAAACCGACGCGGCCCCGCAGGACAAGCCAGCGACGTAG